Sequence from the Ziziphus jujuba cultivar Dongzao chromosome 9, ASM3175591v1 genome:
AGGTCGATGAGATAATTTGTcaagtaataaagaaaaagaaagaccaAAAGGATGTATCTACTGAAAAATTCGCAggagatgaaaaagaaaatgtttgcTCCTATGTTTGATTTCAAGAATGTCTTCTGAACTCAAATACGGAGACCTATGGACATGTTATAAACTTCTTGATGAACTCCCATTACGTATAGAGAATACATCTTAACTACCCTTAAGTTGAAAATGGAAAGCAGAATGAGTAGGAAGGGAAAGCAAAAGATAGAGAAGCCCTGGGGGCATCATTGCAGTAACTTGATAAACCATAAGAGATGATTACATTGCAAGGGGTTAATGGCAGCAGCAGCAGAAGCCATACGGTAGTTTTAAACGTAATACACCAGAGAAACATAATCATCACCTGtcgaaataatattttattaacataaaatatgcaGTTGAAGTGAACTTACTTCATAACAATGCGATTGAAGTTTTGCTAtgtgatttcttttttcttcaaccTTGGCGGAAATTTCAGTCAACTGTTGCTGAAGGCTAATTGACTCTTCCAATTTCACCACAgaatttttctttatatcttCACCAAAGGATTTAAGTACAGGCTTCAGTTTTGATTTGTAGTCAATCCCCATAATCTCAGCAGGAGTAGACCCATTGGCATTCAACGCATACTGAAACCCATCAAGAAACTTTAACCTAGTAACATCAAAGACAAATCAGTAAGCAAACCAAatacccaaccaaaaaaaaaaaaaaaatggcatacAAAACAAGTTAAAACATATCTCTCTAGCTACAAACCTTAACATAACATGAATGGCATTGAGACGGTACAATTCAAGTTTTCTCCATCATAACACAATTCAAATATAAACCTTATTCATAGAAAGTCACCATTCCAGCGCAGTTCTTCATGGAAATTTGTAATAACAGAGAGGGAaaacagagaggaaaaacctTCTCATATCTCTCTAGCGGCAAACTATGAATGGCATTGAAACAGTTCAATGCAAATTTTCTCCATCATAACACAATTCAAATATAAACCATATTCACTTATAAGTCACCAAACTTGTAATAACaggacaaaataaataaataaaagaggacAAAACCTTCTCATGGCCACGTTGCAGTCCATAGCAAGAGCCTCAATCTCTTTATATTTGTGCCCAAGCTTCTCCTCAAGATCCCAAGTCTTCTCCTCCCATGAGTTCCTCGAATTCTCAGCCTCCCCAATATCCCTCTCCACAGCCTGCAATTCCCTCTTCATCCTCTCCACATCCCTCGAATTGATAGTCTGAAGCTCCACCCTTCTCTTCAACTCCTCATTCTCTCCACGTATCCTATCATTGTTCACCATTTTCTCCTCCAATTCCTTCTGTTTCACCACCAAATCCTTCTCCGCTTGCCCTATCTTCTCCACCAACTTCTCAATCACACCGTGAAACTTCCCCACGTCCGCCTCCAAcaactccttctccttctccagCTCCTCCTTTCTCGACGGCGCCGATTTCAATCCAGCGGCCTTAGCCTCCAGCTCCGCCGCAGTCTTCTCCAAAACCGTCACAACCTCCGCCGCGTTTTCCTTCTCCCTCTCAAGCTTCTCCAACCACTCACGGTCCAATTCCTCCACGGAATCATCATCGCCGCGAATGAAATGCGAGTAGCTGGACAGCGTGTAGGCTTGCATGGGGTTACTATCAGCAAACGACATCGTATTCTCGGGCGAGAGGTGGTCGTTGTACACGGCGACCTGAAACAGCCAATGGATAATGGCAAGGAAAGTCGGCCACTGGTGAGGTGTACCGGGGGACTTGAGGATGGATTTGTTGAGTTTGAAGGGATAATTTAGGGATTTGAGGATGAGAGGCAGGTCTTCGATCTTAGGGGAAGGGAAATCGAGGCGAGTCATGAGGAAGGTTAGGGTTTGGGTGATGTCTTTGGCGGAAGGGTAAGGATATTTGAGGAAAAGTGGAGTGGAGGAATGGGAAGCAAGGTACGCATTGATGGTGTTCATGGTGGATTCTTGGTAGCGATTGTCTTTGTAGAGGTCGAAGGTCGTGGCCGCGGATCTGCCCACGCCGATGGAGGAAGGTCGGCTGCTGGCGAAGCTTGCGTCGGAATCGCGATGGTTTCCGACTCCGGCTCCGAGTTGCCGGTGGTAGTGGAGTTGTTGATGGTCCAGTGGTGTTGGCGGTGGGGGTGGCTGTGGATTGAACGATTCCTTTGGTCGGCGGCGACCTCCTCCGGCGACTCctctcatcttcttcttcttcttctcctccggTGACTGAAACTgtgtctctgtttttttttttgggaaatttttttgaattctgATTGAAAAAGTTTGGGGattagattttcttttctttctttcccgcTTCTTTTGAAGGAGAATAGTCCCCAGGGCCAATCTTTACCGTTGAAATGTAAAACTA
This genomic interval carries:
- the LOC107427783 gene encoding kinetochore protein NDC80 homolog; this translates as MRGVAGGGRRRPKESFNPQPPPPPTPLDHQQLHYHRQLGAGVGNHRDSDASFASSRPSSIGVGRSAATTFDLYKDNRYQESTMNTINAYLASHSSTPLFLKYPYPSAKDITQTLTFLMTRLDFPSPKIEDLPLILKSLNYPFKLNKSILKSPGTPHQWPTFLAIIHWLFQVAVYNDHLSPENTMSFADSNPMQAYTLSSYSHFIRGDDDSVEELDREWLEKLEREKENAAEVVTVLEKTAAELEAKAAGLKSAPSRKEELEKEKELLEADVGKFHGVIEKLVEKIGQAEKDLVVKQKELEEKMVNNDRIRGENEELKRRVELQTINSRDVERMKRELQAVERDIGEAENSRNSWEEKTWDLEEKLGHKYKEIEALAMDCNVAMRRLKFLDGFQYALNANGSTPAEIMGIDYKSKLKPVLKSFGEDIKKNSVVKLEESISLQQQLTEISAKVEEKRNHIAKLQSHCYELEAQVNSLKKEINDYTESCAADAKKMVEDFEMEAYNLKILEREAADILKASKLKFEEAVKQSEEEVQKCAYELIALIDSVSKYKEYMQSKISEMKNDVSETAAALSNIYKSSLTTEFGNIFQANR